The Nocardia arthritidis genome has a window encoding:
- a CDS encoding helix-turn-helix transcriptional regulator: protein MGAVTSAIGKPYGRNLVVRSEAEHICKIFNEAVLVSGRLSAILITGPVANGKSTIMQHVMTHAAESGAVVLKAFGAEAERDSAYGVLGQLIRNPGLAGEFRARAGRLLADGIRAGGLGVQAMAELAHIVVSCCGTTPLLIAIDDLQDADAESLEWLSVLLREASEAPVMVIAAGSPEVNIRHASFCVELLRQVNTVRVKVGTFSRAEVVELVTEETSARWALAIGERCFDISGGNPLLVKALLEDHRLSGNAEDQALEPGDYFASAVTNCLRRMGAPEQNAMRALAVLGPRAATDTLERLLGAASMDVRQALVSLRETGLIGDRASCHPATAAAVLADMAAAERREWHGAAARALYLEGAAVTEVAAHLIAADAVETNWGIPVLRAAAQQAVIEDRVSFGVQALELACRECDDQAMVALLKSDLTGLVWRVDPAAAGRHMDELLELFQHGHLRVADAAVLVRYLLWHGRGEDAVEILPAIIARSEAADSRSSTELTVTLFSIQCSYPLLLNRLPDEVRAYFHRLPVGALETSDYPVASALGRIVATSADDDALARAEHILQSHQHNDPLLESVRSALFALIYLGKLDKAEQWCERLLHQVRKRQAPSWEALLAAARAEIAIRRDDLLEAEHYAQSALSLMSPHGWGVVIGVPLAALCLASIAMGKLDRAAELMRQPVPKLLLQTRFGIHYLYARGCFFLENDQPHSALGDFLACGELARKSDCDIPSVAPWRVGAADAYLRMGQQERAGELLDEQLAMAGDEHAVVRGRVLRLRAAITELPGRRQLLGEAINLLQANGARLELAVALHDLSRTHYALGEPGRARELARRAWHIAQASHAAGISRLFSRELTESDSSMSETVETPSGIDGLSEAERRVAMLAALGYPNREIAGRLYVTVSTVEQHLTRVYRKLRVRGRQDLPMYLRPATIVPPA from the coding sequence GTGGGGGCAGTAACTTCCGCAATCGGGAAGCCTTATGGAAGAAATCTCGTCGTGCGTAGTGAAGCCGAGCATATTTGTAAAATTTTCAACGAAGCAGTTTTGGTATCCGGTCGGCTGTCGGCGATTCTGATCACCGGACCGGTGGCGAATGGTAAATCGACGATTATGCAGCACGTCATGACGCACGCGGCCGAATCGGGTGCGGTGGTGCTCAAGGCATTCGGCGCCGAAGCGGAACGTGATTCGGCTTACGGCGTACTCGGTCAATTGATTCGTAATCCCGGGTTGGCCGGGGAATTTCGGGCCAGGGCAGGCCGATTGCTTGCCGATGGCATTCGGGCAGGGGGTCTCGGCGTACAGGCCATGGCGGAGTTGGCCCACATAGTCGTGTCGTGCTGCGGGACGACGCCGCTGCTCATCGCGATCGACGACCTGCAGGATGCCGACGCCGAGTCGCTGGAGTGGCTGTCCGTGCTGCTCCGCGAGGCGAGCGAGGCTCCGGTCATGGTCATCGCGGCGGGTTCGCCCGAGGTGAATATCCGGCATGCGAGCTTCTGCGTGGAATTGCTGCGGCAGGTGAATACCGTGCGGGTGAAGGTCGGCACCTTCAGCCGGGCCGAGGTCGTCGAGCTCGTCACCGAGGAGACGTCGGCGCGGTGGGCCCTGGCCATCGGCGAACGGTGCTTCGACATAAGTGGCGGAAATCCGCTGCTGGTCAAGGCGCTGCTCGAGGATCATCGACTGTCCGGCAACGCCGAGGACCAGGCGCTGGAGCCCGGTGACTACTTCGCGAGCGCGGTGACCAACTGCCTGCGCCGGATGGGCGCGCCGGAGCAGAACGCGATGCGTGCGCTGGCGGTACTCGGGCCCCGGGCCGCCACCGACACGCTCGAGCGACTGCTCGGGGCGGCGTCGATGGACGTGCGTCAGGCGCTGGTGTCGCTGCGCGAGACGGGCCTGATCGGTGATCGCGCGTCCTGCCACCCGGCCACGGCCGCCGCGGTGCTCGCCGATATGGCGGCCGCGGAGCGCCGGGAGTGGCACGGCGCGGCCGCCCGCGCGTTGTACCTGGAGGGTGCGGCGGTGACCGAGGTGGCCGCGCATCTGATCGCGGCGGACGCCGTCGAGACCAACTGGGGAATTCCGGTGCTGCGTGCCGCCGCGCAACAGGCGGTTATCGAGGATCGGGTGTCGTTCGGGGTGCAGGCCCTGGAACTCGCCTGCCGTGAATGCGATGACCAGGCAATGGTCGCGCTGCTGAAATCCGATCTCACGGGTCTGGTGTGGCGGGTCGACCCGGCCGCGGCCGGACGGCATATGGACGAATTGCTCGAACTTTTCCAGCACGGCCATCTGCGGGTGGCCGACGCCGCCGTACTCGTGCGCTATTTGCTCTGGCACGGTCGCGGTGAGGACGCCGTCGAAATTCTGCCCGCGATCATCGCGCGGAGCGAGGCCGCCGATTCGCGTTCGTCGACCGAATTGACGGTTACCTTGTTCAGCATTCAATGCTCGTATCCGCTGTTGCTGAATCGATTGCCGGATGAGGTGCGGGCATATTTCCACCGATTGCCGGTCGGGGCGCTGGAAACCTCGGATTATCCGGTGGCGTCCGCGCTCGGCCGGATCGTCGCCACTAGTGCGGACGACGACGCGCTCGCCCGCGCCGAGCATATTCTGCAGAGCCACCAGCACAACGATCCATTGCTGGAGTCGGTGCGGAGCGCCCTGTTCGCGCTGATTTATCTGGGAAAACTGGATAAGGCCGAGCAGTGGTGCGAGCGGCTGCTGCACCAGGTGCGCAAACGCCAGGCGCCCAGTTGGGAGGCATTGCTGGCGGCGGCACGCGCGGAGATCGCGATTCGCCGTGACGATCTGCTCGAGGCGGAGCACTACGCGCAATCGGCGCTGTCACTGATGTCGCCGCACGGCTGGGGTGTCGTCATCGGTGTGCCGTTGGCGGCGCTGTGCTTGGCCAGTATCGCCATGGGGAAGCTCGACCGGGCGGCCGAACTGATGCGACAGCCGGTGCCGAAACTCTTGCTGCAGACCAGGTTCGGGATCCACTACCTCTACGCACGCGGCTGCTTCTTTCTCGAGAACGATCAGCCGCACTCCGCGCTCGGCGATTTCCTCGCCTGCGGCGAACTGGCCAGGAAGAGCGATTGCGATATCCCGTCCGTTGCGCCGTGGCGGGTGGGCGCGGCAGACGCCTATCTGCGGATGGGCCAGCAGGAGCGGGCGGGTGAACTGCTGGACGAGCAACTCGCGATGGCCGGGGATGAACACGCGGTGGTGCGTGGGCGTGTCTTGCGGTTACGGGCGGCGATCACCGAGCTGCCCGGACGTCGTCAGCTGCTCGGTGAGGCGATCAACCTGTTGCAGGCGAACGGGGCGCGGTTGGAATTGGCGGTGGCTCTGCACGATCTCAGCCGCACCCACTACGCGCTCGGCGAACCCGGCCGCGCTCGCGAATTGGCCCGGCGCGCTTGGCATATCGCGCAGGCCAGCCATGCCGCCGGCATCAGCAGGCTGTTCTCCCGAGAGCTGACCGAGAGCGATTCGTCGATGTCCGAAACCGTCGAAACCCCGTCGGGTATCGACGGTTTGAGCGAGGCCGAGCGCCGGGTGGCGATGCTCGCCGCGCTCGGCTACCCCAACCGCGAGATCGCCGGCCGCCTCTACGTCACCGTCAGCACGGTCGAGCAGCACCTCACGCGGGTCTACCGGAAGCTGCGCGTGCGCGGCAGACAGGACCTGCCGATGTATCTGCGGCCCGCGACCATCGTGCCCCCGGCATGA
- a CDS encoding ParB/RepB/Spo0J family partition protein, with translation MFIGAAVRRTPREVFDVESTFSAAGPIHELPSCSNIVDVAISELFPSDSSPRTAGADADHVRVLAESATALPPIVVHRQTMQIIDGLHRLRAAQLRGDSTIAAVFFDGSANEAFILAVKLNATHGLPLSLADRKAAALRILSSFPEWSDRAVAATVGVSPKTVSAIRRRSTVESPQSTGRIARNGVLHRSIGPEGRRRAAELFAADPNASARSVAAAAGISVTTAKDVRKRLRCGEEPVPSRMCPTDSPPKPGGTSKPVDDPTQVPDVHRVLRQLRKDPSLRFTETGRQLLRWLESPFGDQVDSDAVVRNVPSHCVPSLAELARQRSRDLQRLADLLESRAQSDATI, from the coding sequence ATGTTCATCGGTGCGGCGGTCCGGCGCACGCCGAGAGAAGTTTTCGATGTCGAAAGCACCTTTTCCGCGGCCGGCCCGATCCATGAACTGCCGTCGTGTTCGAATATCGTGGACGTCGCGATCTCCGAGCTGTTTCCATCGGATTCATCGCCCCGAACGGCGGGTGCGGACGCCGATCATGTGCGCGTGCTCGCCGAATCGGCGACCGCATTACCTCCGATCGTCGTCCACCGGCAGACGATGCAGATCATCGACGGCCTGCATCGGCTGCGTGCGGCTCAGCTGCGCGGGGATTCCACCATCGCGGCAGTATTCTTCGACGGCAGCGCCAATGAGGCGTTCATCCTGGCGGTGAAGCTGAATGCGACGCACGGTCTGCCACTGTCGTTGGCGGATCGAAAGGCTGCGGCATTACGTATCCTTTCCTCGTTTCCCGAATGGTCGGACCGGGCGGTCGCGGCGACCGTCGGCGTCTCGCCGAAGACCGTTTCCGCGATCCGGCGGCGGTCGACTGTGGAATCTCCACAGTCGACCGGGCGGATCGCGCGTAATGGGGTGCTGCATCGCTCCATCGGACCGGAGGGGCGGCGGCGGGCCGCCGAACTTTTCGCCGCCGACCCGAATGCGTCGGCGCGATCGGTGGCCGCGGCCGCCGGAATCTCGGTGACCACGGCGAAAGATGTACGTAAACGACTGCGTTGCGGGGAGGAACCGGTGCCCTCCCGTATGTGCCCCACCGATTCTCCCCCTAAACCTGGGGGCACATCAAAACCTGTCGACGACCCGACCCAGGTCCCCGACGTTCACCGGGTACTGCGGCAGTTGCGCAAAGACCCGTCATTGCGGTTCACCGAGACCGGTCGGCAGCTGCTGCGCTGGTTGGAATCGCCCTTCGGCGACCAGGTCGATTCCGACGCCGTCGTTCGGAACGTTCCGAGCCACTGCGTTCCCAGCCTTGCCGAACTTGCTCGGCAGCGCTCTCGTGATCTGCAGCGTCTGGCCGATTTGCTCGAGAGCCGAGCGCAATCCGACGCCACGATCTAG